GGCCCGCTCATTCCGCGAGGCCCGCCGCCAGCAGTTCCACGAAGCCGACGTCTTCTCTCGCCACTCCGAAGACCTCGGCCCGCTGAAGGGTCCGCTCGGCCCAGGCGCGGTGCGGCTTCACTTCGTTCATCTTGTTCGTGTACGCGGACCGCAGCACGCCACCGCCGCCGCGCTCCGGCCGCAGGATGTCCTGTGCGTCGCTGAACTCCTCGTGGCTGACCACGGACAGCGCATGCACGGGCGCGACGTGTGAGGGATGGATACAGGTCTTGCCGAGCAGGCCGTTGGCCCGGTCGAGTTCGATCTCGCGCAGCAGGCCGTCCAGGTCGTGCTCGATCAGTGCCGTACGCAGTTCCTCGGCCCGGCCCTCCAGGAAGGGGCTGCGGCGCAGCTGCGGTTTGAACATGCGCTCCTGGAGCCTGAAGTACTCCCACACCGGCCCGGTGATCGTGAAGCCCGTGCCGTCCGCCCGGCCCAGCACATTGACCACGTCGGCGATGACAGCGCCGACGATCTGTACGTCGTACGCGGTCATGTCGGGCGCCCTGCGGAGCCCGTACGCCGAGCAGAAGTCGGTGACACCGAGCCGCAGTGCGAGCACCCGGTCGCGGTACTTGTTGACGGTGCGGGCGATTCCCTGGAGGGCTTCGCGGCGGGTTTCCAGATGCAGCAGCTCGGGGGATTCGAGAACTGGCATCGCGAACAGGCGCCGGCCGCTCGCCTTTTCGGCGTTGGTGAGCGCTTCCAGGAAGAGCACGCCGCGCTCTTCGGTGAACTTGGGAAGTACAAAACCGGACAACAATCGGACGGTGCCGCCGAGCCGGTGCACCAGGTCGACGATCTGCTCCGGTTCCCGCACCCGGATGAAGAGCAGGGGCACCTCGGCGCCGCGCGCATCGAGGTCGGCGAACTGTCTGACCAGGTTCTCCTCCGCGACCACGACCTCGGAGTCATCGATCGAATCCTCCAGGCACAGCACCATCGAGACGACACCGCGCCCGGCCTGCTTGATCACGTCGTCAGCAAGTCTCGGCCTGGTGGCAGGACTGTAGAGGGTCGCTCCCAGGGCGGCCGAAAGCATGCGGGCCGGCGAGTCCGCGCTGAATTCGCGCGGCTCCTGGAAGAACAGACCCTCTCTCGCAGCGGGCGCAATATGCCCGAAATGACGCATGTGATTCCCCCGAACTGCCTGACCGACCGGACAACGTATGGCCGGTAATAGTACGTACGGACGGGTGTCCACAGTTCCCTACGTGCATGAATTCCGGGTAACTCGTCCATTTCCCGACGGGTCCACGTACTGCGGACGACCTGATTCCGACGCGTCGCCGAGATATCCGGTGCGACCCCCGCGTTGTCCGCACGGGCAGCCAGCAGGCAGGATGACGGGCATGACGCACGCGATGGTGAAAGGCTCGAACGTCCCTCTGGACGCCATGGCCGTAAGGGCCGTGCTGCGCTGGACCCCGGGCGCCGGGGTTCCGGATGTGGACGCCTCGGCCCTGCTGCTCGGAGCGAGTGGCCGCGTGCGCTCGGACGAGGACTTCGTCTTCTACAACCAGCCCCGCCACCCCTCCGGCCTGGTACGACGGCTGCCCAAGCGCAGTGTCCCCGAGGGGCTCACCGACACCATCGAGGCCGACCTCAACGCGCTCGACCCCTCGGTCGACCAGGTGGTCGTCGCGGCGTCCTCCGACGGAGCCGCATTCGCTCAGGTGCGCGATCTGCGGATCCTGCTGTACGACGCGGCCTCGGCGGGCGGGGACCCGCTCGCCGTCTTCGATGTGCGGCCGGAGACCGGCGAGGAGACGGCGATCATCTGCGGCGAGCTCTACCGGCGCGGCGATGGCTGGAAATTCCGGGCCGTGGGACAGGGCTATCCGACCGGTCTGGTCGGCCTGGCGACCGCCTTCGGCATCTCGGTCGACGAGGCGGAGGCCGCGGCGGAGCCCGATCCGGCTCCTTCACCCGCAGCGGACCTCTCGCCCGTGACCGCGCCCGCTTTCCCGCCGCCCGCGCCCGCCTTCCCGCCCGCGCCGGCTCACGACTCGCAGGCCACGGTCCAGCAGCCCGCCTACGGCTACCCGCAGCCCGCGGTGGCCCAGCACGCTCCGCAGTCCGTTTCCCAGCCCGCGTACGGGTATCCGCAGCCCGCCGCCCAGCCCGCCGCCGCCGCTCAGCCCGCCTACGGCTATCCGCAGCCCGCCGCGGCCGCGGCGCCCGCCCCCGACCCGAATTTCGTGCTGCCACCGCAGGGACCGCAGTTCGTACGGTCCTGACGCGCTCCCGGCGGGGACGGACGCACCGCACCCGCTCCGGCGTCGCTCAGGTCCGGGTCTTGTAGCCCCGTCCCCACTGCATGCCCCAGCCGTACAGCCGGTCCAGCTCCGACTGGAATCCGTACACGAACTTCACCTCGCGCCGCACGATCAGCTCGTCCTTGATGTTCTCCACCGTGAACACGGCGCAGGAGCGGGCCTGCGGGGCCCGTTCGTCGAGTTCGATCTCGATCCGCGGACCGTTGCCCGGGTAGAGCGTCACCTTGGCGTGCGTACGGTCGAAGGCAGGCGTCTGGTCGTAGATGTAGACGAAGAACAGCAGCCGTTTGATCTGGTCGCGCTGGTCGAGGTTGACATAGACGGTCTCGCCCGAGGGCGCCCCGAAGCGGTCGTCCCCGCTGAGCCGGATGTACGGCGGCCCGTTCAGATCGCCGATGAGGTTGCCCAGCGGCTGGACCACGCCCTTGGTGCCGTCCTTCAGCTCGTACATGCAGCCCAGGTCCAGGTCGACGTTGACCACGCCCTGGGTGTGCGCCTGGACCACATCGGGCTGGAAGAGCTTCAGGGGCCGCAGCAGCCGGCCGCTCTGCCGCGACCTGCCCTCGATGTCGGAGGTGCGCATCCGCCAGGAGAGGTTGACCCGCAGATTGCCGGTCAGCGCACCCTGCTTGGTCAGTGAGACCGTGGCGTGCCGCCTGGAGAGCACGATGGAGTTGGTCGACGCGTTGCCCGACTCGAACTGCGCCTCCCGCCTCGGCCACAGGCTGTCCCAGAACGCCATCCCCAACCCCCACACGTATCGGTAGTGCACCGGCCCCGCACACATCACTGCGGGGCGGCCGCAGGGCCGGGTCCGGGTGTTCCCGGAGAACCGTCGCCGTACGGACCGCCCCGCTGAAAGCGTTCCTCAATCCCTACCGGGTCACACCCCGGACGGGACTTCTGCCTTGGAACCCGCGTCGCCGCCCCCGCCTTCGGCCTCCAGCGCACGGTTGCGCCGGACCGAGGACCAGAAGGACCAGGCGATCAGCACGACGCCGACGAGACCGGTGATGATCTCGTTGATCTGGTACTGGATGGTGACGAGGAGAATGACGGCCAGCGCGCCGATCGCGTAGTGGGCACCGTGCTCCAGGTAGACGTAGTCGTCGAGGGTGCCCTGCCGGACCAGGTAGACCGTGAGCGAACGGACGTACATGGCACCGATACCGAGGCCGAGGGCCATCAGCACGATGTTGTTGGTGATGGCGAAGGCGCCGATGACACCGTCGAACGAGAAGGACGCGTCCAGCACTTCCAGGTAGAGGAACATGAAGAACGCGGCCTTGCCCGCGAGTACGACCGCGGAGACCTTCTTGCCGCTCTTCTTGGCCTCCTCCTCGACCTCGTGCTCCCGCTCCTCCTCTTCCTCCAGCTTGTTCTCGAAGAAGCCGGAGAGACCGCCGACGACGAGATACGTGATCAGACCCGCGACCCCGGCGAGCAGGACGGTCTCCGCCTTGTCCACATGACCGCCGCCGTGCTGGTGCGCGTTGGTCGCGAAGGTCATGGCCGAGATCAGCAGCACGATCAGCGCGATGCAGACCGACAGCATGTCGACCTTGCCGAGCTTGGAGAGCGGGCGCTCGATCCAGCGCAGCCACTGAATGTCACGCTCCTCGAAAATGAAGTCGAGGAAGATCATCAGCAGGAACATGCCACCGAAGGCGGCGATCGCCGGGTGGGCGTCCGTGACCAGTTCCTGGTAGCGCTCGGGCTGGTTGAACGAAAGATCGACCGCTTCGATCGGGCCCAGCTTGGCGGTGACGGCCACGATCACGACGGGGAACACCAGCCGCATACCGAAGACCGCGATGAGCACACCGACCGTGAGGAAGATCTTCTGCCAGAAGGCATTCATCTTCTTCAGGATTCCGGCGTTGACCACCGCGTTGTCGAAGGACAGCGAGATCTCCAGGACGGAAAGGATCGCAACCACTCCGAAGGCTTCCCACCCCCCGTAGAACACCGCTGCGACCAGGCCGAGCGCGGTAATCGCGAACGACCAGCCGAAGGTTTTCAGAAGCACTGGCTACCCCATCGTGTTATGTAACGGGTCTCCCCCGGGTGTGTACGGGGCTCCCCCGCGCCGTGCGCGGCTTTACGAAACGTTGACCCCGAAGTCTAGAGCGATGCCTCGCAGACCCGACGCGTACCCCTGTCCCACCGCTCGGAACTTCCACTCGCCGTTGTACCGGTACAGCTCGCCGAAGATCATCGCGGTCTCCGTCGAGGCGTCCTCGCTGAGGTCGTAACGCGCGAGTTCCTGGCCGTCCGCCTGGTTCACCACGCGGATGAACGCGTTGCTGACCTGGCCGAAGGTCTGTCCCCGGTTGTCCGCCTCATGGATCGAGACCGGAAAGATGATCTTGTCGCAGTGCGCCGGCACCTGTGCGAGGTTCACGATGACCGACTCGTCGTCGCCCTCGCCCTCACCCGTGAGGTTGTCACCGGTGTGCTCCACGGAGCCGTCGGGGCTCGTGAGGTTGTTGTAGAACACGAACCATTCGTCGCCGAGCACCCGGCCCGACTGGCACAGCAGCGCGCTGGCGTCGAGGTCGAAGTCGGCGCCAGTGGTGGATCGTGCGTCCCAGCCGAGCCCGACCAGCACCTGGGTGAGGTTGGGTGCGGCCTTGGAGAGGGAGACATTGCCTCCCTTGGCGAGCGTGACGCCCATGGTGTGTCCTCCCCGAGTCGATGAAACCGTCTGTTGAGCCTGTGAACGGGCTGTTGAGCGCGTCCGGCGCCGCACGGTGTGCGGCGCCGGACGGGGTACCTGTCGGTGCGGCCGGGGCTGCGCCTGGACGGCTCGGCCCGGTCGCGCCTTCTCAGACGTTGACGCCGAAGTCCTGCGCGATGCCGCGCAGCCCGGAGGCGTAACCCTGGCCGATGGCACGGAACTTCCACTCCGCCCCGTTGCGGTACAGCTCGCCGAAGACCATGGCGGTCTCCGTCGAGGCGTCCTCGCTCAGGTCGTAGCGCGCCAGCTCGGTGTTGTCGGCCTGGTTGACCACGCGGATGTACGCGTTGCGCACCTGGCCGAAGCTCTGCTGGCGGGACTCGGCCTCGTAGATCGAGACCGGGAAGACGATCTTGTCGACATCGGCCGGAACGCCGGCCAGGTTCACCTTGATGACCTCGTCGTCGCCCTCGCCCTCACCGGTGAGGTTGTCACCGGTGTGCTCCACGGAGCCGTCGGGGCTCTTGAGGTTGTTGAAGAAGACGAAGTTGCCGTCGCTGCCGACCTTGCCCTCCGCGTTCGTCAGCAGGGCGCTGGCGTCGAGGTCGAAGTCACCACCGGTGGTGGTACGGGCATCCCAGCCCAGACCGACGATGACCGCGGTCAGATTGGGCGCGGCCTTGGTCAGCGAGACGTTGCCGCCCTTGCTGAGGCTGACTCCCACGAGTCCTCCCATTGGTTTCCTTGGGGGCCGGCGGGCGCCGGCGCCTCCACGTTGCGTTGGCATCCGATCAACGAGTGGATCCTAGTGACCGGTTCCCGGCCGGAGCAGGCTTTTGGCAGGGACGCCCGCGGATCCACCGGACCCGGATCAGAGCGTGTCGAGCGCCTTGATGTAGTCGTTGAGGTCGCGCGCGTCGGGCAGACCGTTGACGACGGTCCAGCGCACCACGCCCTCCTTGTCGATGATGAAGGTGCCGCGCACCGCGCAGCCCTTCTCCTCGTCGAAGACGCCGTAGGCCCGCGAGGTCGCGCCGTGCGGCCAGAAGTCCGAGACCAGCGGGTACTCCAGGCCTTCCTGCTCGGCGAAGACCCGCAGGGTGTGGATGGAGTCGTTGGAGACGGCGAGCAGCTGCGTGTCGGCGTTCTCGAACCTCGGCAGCTCGTCACGGAGCGCGCAGAGCTCGCCCGTGCAGACGCCGGTGAAGGCGAACGGGTAGAACAGCAGCACGACGTTCTTCTCGCCGCGGAAGTCGGAGAGCTTCACGGTCCGGCCGTGGTTGTCCTTCAGCTCGAAATCCGGGGCCTGGGTGCCGACCTCGATCGCCATGAAACGCGTCCCTTCGCTACGTTCACCGGGCTGGGCTGTCCGGGTGGCTCCCACCCTACGCAGAGCCCGCAGCAGGCCGCGCAGCGCCCGCACGGGCACATCCCGCGCCCGGTCCGCAGGTCGCCAGGTCGCCCGGTACGAAAGAGGAGACCCCGGCAGCCGTACGCGAAAGGCCCCCAGCCGTACGCAGAAGGCCCCCGGCGGCGCATGCCGTCGGGGGCCTTCAGGGCGAGTGCGTGGCACAGCCGGTTCAGCGCTTGGCTCTGGCCGCCTTCGGCGTGACCAGACGGCTGCCCGTCCAGTCCTTGCCCGCATTGATGCTCTTGGTCTGGGAGAGACCGGCCGTCTGAGCGGCCTCGTTGATGTCGCTCGGTTCGACGTATCCCTCACGGCCGGTCTTCGGCGTCATCAGCCAGACCGCGCCGCCTTCCTCGATCAGACCAATGGCATCCACCAGCGCGTCCGTAAGGTCGCCGTCCTCGTCTCGGAACCACAGCAGGACGACGTCTGCGACGTCGTCGTAGTCCTCATCGACGAGATCCTGGCCGGTAGTGGCCTCAATGCCCTCACGGAGCTCCTGCTCGACGTCGTCGTCGTAGCCGATCTCCTGGACCACCTGTCCGGGCTCGAACCCCAGGCGTGCTGCCGGGTTGGTCCGCTCCTCCGCGTGGTCCGCGGTCGCGCTCACGGG
This sequence is a window from Streptomyces sp. NBC_01217. Protein-coding genes within it:
- a CDS encoding HpcH/HpaI aldolase/citrate lyase family protein, with the translated sequence MRHFGHIAPAAREGLFFQEPREFSADSPARMLSAALGATLYSPATRPRLADDVIKQAGRGVVSMVLCLEDSIDDSEVVVAEENLVRQFADLDARGAEVPLLFIRVREPEQIVDLVHRLGGTVRLLSGFVLPKFTEERGVLFLEALTNAEKASGRRLFAMPVLESPELLHLETRREALQGIARTVNKYRDRVLALRLGVTDFCSAYGLRRAPDMTAYDVQIVGAVIADVVNVLGRADGTGFTITGPVWEYFRLQERMFKPQLRRSPFLEGRAEELRTALIEHDLDGLLREIELDRANGLLGKTCIHPSHVAPVHALSVVSHEEFSDAQDILRPERGGGGVLRSAYTNKMNEVKPHRAWAERTLQRAEVFGVAREDVGFVELLAAGLAE
- a CDS encoding TerD family protein: MTHAMVKGSNVPLDAMAVRAVLRWTPGAGVPDVDASALLLGASGRVRSDEDFVFYNQPRHPSGLVRRLPKRSVPEGLTDTIEADLNALDPSVDQVVVAASSDGAAFAQVRDLRILLYDAASAGGDPLAVFDVRPETGEETAIICGELYRRGDGWKFRAVGQGYPTGLVGLATAFGISVDEAEAAAEPDPAPSPAADLSPVTAPAFPPPAPAFPPAPAHDSQATVQQPAYGYPQPAVAQHAPQSVSQPAYGYPQPAAQPAAAAQPAYGYPQPAAAAAPAPDPNFVLPPQGPQFVRS
- a CDS encoding TerD family protein encodes the protein MAFWDSLWPRREAQFESGNASTNSIVLSRRHATVSLTKQGALTGNLRVNLSWRMRTSDIEGRSRQSGRLLRPLKLFQPDVVQAHTQGVVNVDLDLGCMYELKDGTKGVVQPLGNLIGDLNGPPYIRLSGDDRFGAPSGETVYVNLDQRDQIKRLLFFVYIYDQTPAFDRTHAKVTLYPGNGPRIEIELDERAPQARSCAVFTVENIKDELIVRREVKFVYGFQSELDRLYGWGMQWGRGYKTRT
- a CDS encoding DUF475 domain-containing protein, which codes for MLLKTFGWSFAITALGLVAAVFYGGWEAFGVVAILSVLEISLSFDNAVVNAGILKKMNAFWQKIFLTVGVLIAVFGMRLVFPVVIVAVTAKLGPIEAVDLSFNQPERYQELVTDAHPAIAAFGGMFLLMIFLDFIFEERDIQWLRWIERPLSKLGKVDMLSVCIALIVLLISAMTFATNAHQHGGGHVDKAETVLLAGVAGLITYLVVGGLSGFFENKLEEEEEREHEVEEEAKKSGKKVSAVVLAGKAAFFMFLYLEVLDASFSFDGVIGAFAITNNIVLMALGLGIGAMYVRSLTVYLVRQGTLDDYVYLEHGAHYAIGALAVILLVTIQYQINEIITGLVGVVLIAWSFWSSVRRNRALEAEGGGGDAGSKAEVPSGV
- a CDS encoding TerD family protein; translation: MGVTLAKGGNVSLSKAAPNLTQVLVGLGWDARSTTGADFDLDASALLCQSGRVLGDEWFVFYNNLTSPDGSVEHTGDNLTGEGEGDDESVIVNLAQVPAHCDKIIFPVSIHEADNRGQTFGQVSNAFIRVVNQADGQELARYDLSEDASTETAMIFGELYRYNGEWKFRAVGQGYASGLRGIALDFGVNVS
- a CDS encoding TerD family protein, producing MGVSLSKGGNVSLTKAAPNLTAVIVGLGWDARTTTGGDFDLDASALLTNAEGKVGSDGNFVFFNNLKSPDGSVEHTGDNLTGEGEGDDEVIKVNLAGVPADVDKIVFPVSIYEAESRQQSFGQVRNAYIRVVNQADNTELARYDLSEDASTETAMVFGELYRNGAEWKFRAIGQGYASGLRGIAQDFGVNV
- a CDS encoding peroxiredoxin; this encodes MAIEVGTQAPDFELKDNHGRTVKLSDFRGEKNVVLLFYPFAFTGVCTGELCALRDELPRFENADTQLLAVSNDSIHTLRVFAEQEGLEYPLVSDFWPHGATSRAYGVFDEEKGCAVRGTFIIDKEGVVRWTVVNGLPDARDLNDYIKALDTL
- a CDS encoding DUF3052 domain-containing protein, whose protein sequence is MSATADHAEERTNPAARLGFEPGQVVQEIGYDDDVEQELREGIEATTGQDLVDEDYDDVADVVLLWFRDEDGDLTDALVDAIGLIEEGGAVWLMTPKTGREGYVEPSDINEAAQTAGLSQTKSINAGKDWTGSRLVTPKAARAKR